From the Acidobacteriota bacterium genome, the window TCGATCGGATACTTCCCGCAGGATCACACGGGCGCGATTGAAAAGGGGCTCACGGCGGTGGAGTGGCTGCACCGATTCGATCCGGCGGCGTCACGCCAGGAGATCCACGGCCTTCTTGGGCAGATGCTGTTCAGCGGCGAGGAAGGGCTGAAGCCGACCGAAGCGCTTTCGGGGGGCGAGACGGCGCGGCTGTTGTTCTGCCGCATCATGCTGCAGAAGCCGAACGTGATCGTCCTCGACGAGCCGACCAATCACCTCGATCTGGAATCGGTGAACGCGCTCAACATCGCGCTGCAGAAATTCGAGGGCACGGTGCTGCTGGTGACGCACGACCAGGACCTGATGGAAGAGGTCGGCACGCGCGTGTGGCACGTCGAGCACGGCGCCGTGGAGGATTTCAAAGGCGCTTACGAGGAATACGCCGCCGCAACGGCGTAGCGTGGGGTCACGCGACGCGGGACAGACGGCGCACGACCACCTTCGCGGGACGCTCGGGGGAGCATTCGTGCCACCACTGGCCCGCTTCAAACCACCACCCGCCTTCGCCCTGGTCGTCGAACAGCGTGTTGCAGCGGGAACAGACGTCGTACTCGAGCTTCGGACGGCTCGGCGTCTTCCTTTGGAAATCCTGAGGCATAGTCATCGTCTAATCAGGTGTCTAATCAGGCGCAGGCTCATAGGCTATGACGCCTGGCGGGGACAGTTGGTTTCACTCCTGCGTCTTTTTACTAGGGATTATCGTCGCCTCGTGACGGCAAGAGCCATGCATGAGGTGTTGGTGCCAGCCTGCAGGAGGGGGACCATGCGACTCGGGAAATTCGGAGTCTTCGCTATCGCGGCGCTCCTCGCCGGAACAGCAGAGCTGTCCGGAGCGGCCCAGTCCGCCGTCGTCCGGTCGGACGTCCGCACCCGCCAGCTCGAGTACGAGATCGGCGCTGCGCTGCTCCGGCTGCCGTACTACGACGTGTTCGACAGCCTCGCGTACGAAGTTGCCGGCAAAGGGCTCGTCCGGCTCAGCGGCCAGGTCCGCACCGGCTGGCTCAAGAACGACGCGGAGCGGGCCGTCAAGCGCGTACGCGGCGTGGACACCGTCATCAACGACATCGAGATCCTGCCGCCCAGCCTTGGCGACGACCGGATCCGCCTCGCCGTCTATCGCTCGCTGTTCGCCG encodes:
- a CDS encoding BON domain-containing protein, which gives rise to MRLGKFGVFAIAALLAGTAELSGAAQSAVVRSDVRTRQLEYEIGAALLRLPYYDVFDSLAYEVAGKGLVRLSGQVRTGWLKNDAERAVKRVRGVDTVINDIEILPPSLGDDRIRLAVYRSLFADSSLYRYALGANPSIRIIVKNGRVTLEGLVNSPMDKTMAGFKAREVWGVFGVTNNLVVEKS